In Arcanobacterium canis, the sequence CATGTGAATGTGAAAGAGAATTCGAGAGCTGTCGAATTAATAGAACGTTGACAGCCGGAATAAGAGCGACACCAAGAAGCATGATCGTCGAAGCTGTAGCAAAAGCTGGCGACGCCTGCCAACCGTAACGCAGAGCCCATAACCAATCTGGGTAGTTCCTCAACTCATTCATTGTGACACTCAATCGCTCTCATGCACTCCAGGATCAAACGCCTATGCGCCAAACCATTCTTGGGATCACTATAGCCATATCAAACCCACGCCTGTCCAGGTTCTTGATCGTACCCATCAACAACATCTCCAACCTTATTCGACCACATGTTGATTGATGAGTAGGGAATTGAATAGATCTCCACCTTTTTGCCAGTGAATCCCTGCGCATCACGGATAATTAATCGTTTTGAGGTGAAAATTGCTGAATCACGCAGAGTTTTGTAGGCAGCATAAGGTTGCTCTCCTTGCACAAGAACCTAGTTGACATCTTGTGGGATCGGAACTTCTTCAAAGACGGCGCCCGCACTTCACAAATCTTTGGGTTTTACAGCGCATCCCGCTTCGCATCAGTCGCGATAGATTTTGTCTCTGCGGCCAATAGAGAATACTTCGATGGTGATCGTGGCGTCAGCAATGAGTGCAAGGATCCTGTATGAGCCCACACGGTAGCGCCATTCGCCTGAGTGGTTCGCTGTCAATCCTTTTCCGAATGCCCGCGGATCCGCGCAGCCGTCTAGGTTGTTTTTGATCCATGTCGCCAAGATTCGCGCATCGAATCGGTCCATCTTCTTGAGTTGCTTGCGTGCGCGAGAAGTGACTTCAACTCGGTATCGTTTTGGTGTAACAGGCACGATTAGAGCTCGCCAAGAATATCGTCAATGCTAAAACGTTCACCGTCGTCTTTGGCGATTGCCTCCCGAAGTTCCTGGAGGTCGTAGGAATCTTCAACCTTTTCGAGGATTGCGCTTCGGGCAAAGTCTGAGATTGTGATGCCTTCAAATTTGCAAACTTCCGGATAAGCGCGGCATCTTCTGCAGGCATCCGGACAGTCATCGTGCTCATATTTGGTCGACGGCGATGATCTCGTCATCTTGCAGGCGCGGTATCACTACAGCTAAGTACTTCCCTGCTGGTGTACTTGAGGGGAAGTTCTGCCTTGCCACGGTATTACCGGTACGTATTTCCTTTTTCCTTTGCGAAAGTAAGGAGGAGAACAGCGAACACG encodes:
- a CDS encoding DUF6290 family protein, which codes for MTRSSPSTKYEHDDCPDACRRCRAYPEVCKFEGITISDFARSAILEKVEDSYDLQELREAIAKDDGERFSIDDILGEL
- a CDS encoding type II toxin-antitoxin system RelE family toxin, with amino-acid sequence MDRFDARILATWIKNNLDGCADPRAFGKGLTANHSGEWRYRVGSYRILALIADATITIEVFSIGRRDKIYRD
- a CDS encoding PH domain-containing protein; the protein is MQGEQPYAAYKTLRDSAIFTSKRLIIRDAQGFTGKKVEIYSIPYSSINMWSNKVGDVVDGYDQEPGQAWV